The Persephonella sp. KM09-Lau-8 nucleotide sequence TATTTTTCTTTCTCCAAGCCTTTTGTAAAGCTGGGCCAAGAGCTTACTCTTTTTTTTATATTTGTCCTGCAGCTCTGGAACAAGCACCAGAATATCTATATCTCCACCTTTTTGCTCAGGATTAGCTCTGCTGCCAAATATATATACTTTTGCTTCATTGCCAAAAACCTGCTGGACAGCTTCTTTTATAGCTTTTATCTGCCAGTCTAAAAGCCTGACTTTCATTGGAGTTTTTCTTGCCAGTATTTAATCTGCTCTA carries:
- a CDS encoding nucleotidyltransferase domain-containing protein gives rise to the protein MKVRLLDWQIKAIKEAVQQVFGNEAKVYIFGSRANPEQKGGDIDILVLVPELQDKYKKKSKLLAQLYKRLGERKIDLIITDSIKSDIEREAVEKGVLL